The Acidimicrobiales bacterium genome has a window encoding:
- the ftcD gene encoding glutamate formimidoyltransferase — translation MDEVRALSGRDRQTDAAWQGDMPPALAAPIAYAVPNVSEGRDPATIRALVDACRLPRVGVLDVHSDADHDRTVITLAGEPLALQDALVELAGACMDRIDLRRQRGVHPRVGALDVLPIVAHRDDDLDLAKEVAVGLAARIGMELALPVFHYGEIAASPERVLPRDFRRGGLDAITEAVDEGLWVPDDGPAHVHPSAGVVLVGVRRPLIALNVWLPDATIADARAIADRVREAGGGLPGVRALGLYLPEAGMVQVSMNIEDYVASPVPAVIAAVRRQAERLGIGSGDAELVGLIPRAALGGRTPASLGIAGFRPGMIVETQLTDSGRVPTHGTT, via the coding sequence GTGGATGAGGTGAGGGCCCTGAGCGGGCGCGACAGGCAGACGGACGCCGCCTGGCAGGGTGACATGCCCCCTGCGCTGGCCGCCCCGATCGCCTACGCCGTGCCGAACGTCAGCGAGGGGCGCGACCCGGCCACGATACGCGCGCTGGTGGACGCCTGCCGGCTGCCGCGCGTTGGGGTGCTCGATGTCCACTCCGACGCCGACCACGACCGCACCGTCATCACCCTCGCCGGCGAGCCGCTGGCCCTGCAGGACGCCCTGGTGGAGCTCGCGGGGGCCTGCATGGACCGCATCGACCTGCGGCGCCAGCGCGGGGTCCACCCGCGGGTGGGGGCGCTGGACGTGCTGCCCATCGTGGCCCACCGCGACGACGACCTGGACCTGGCCAAGGAGGTCGCGGTGGGCCTGGCGGCCCGCATCGGCATGGAACTGGCCCTGCCGGTGTTCCACTACGGCGAGATCGCGGCCAGCCCCGAGCGGGTGCTGCCGCGCGACTTCCGCCGGGGCGGCCTGGATGCCATCACCGAGGCCGTCGACGAGGGGCTCTGGGTGCCCGACGACGGCCCGGCCCACGTGCACCCCTCCGCCGGGGTGGTGCTGGTGGGGGTCCGCCGGCCGCTGATCGCGCTGAACGTCTGGTTGCCCGATGCCACGATCGCCGACGCGCGCGCCATCGCCGACCGCGTCCGCGAGGCCGGCGGAGGGCTGCCCGGGGTGCGCGCCCTCGGCCTCTACCTTCCCGAGGCCGGGATGGTGCAGGTGTCGATGAACATCGAGGACTACGTGGCCAGCCCGGTACCCGCGGTGATCGCCGCGGTGCGCCGCCAGGCCGAGCGCCTGGGCATCGGCTCGGGCGACGCCGAGCTGGTGGGCCTCATCCCGCGCGCCGCCCTGGGCGGGCGCACGCCGGCCTCGCTCGGCATCGCGGGCTTCCGGCCCGGCATGATCGTGGAGACCCAGCTCACGGACTCAGGGAGGGTGCCGACGCATGGCACGACGTAA
- a CDS encoding aldehyde dehydrogenase family protein, with the protein MSDAPRHALLIGDSRVEGDGWMPVVSPLDGATIAEVAAAGPGHVDAAVEAARAALPGWAATPPLERGRHLAAYARAMDAAAQDIAELMHREMGKPMGEARAEVDRACEVVHHFAAEAERVWVQQLPGSSLTTGSTIRPDPIGVVAAITPWNFPVALVIWKLAPALAAGCCVVVKPAQEAPLAARRVCELAIEAGIPPGVVGCITGDGPPLGEALSTHPGVDKVAFTGSRRVAEIIAGWAAPRLKALSLELGGHGPLVVLPDADLDVVAEVATVQGYANAGQACYSVNRVIVPRELAGEVTERIRARLGPITLGPMATERGLERHRMLMDDARAHGATIEGGDELGGGRLAPALFTGVGPGVRAVDEEPFTPIVSIVPVDDVAGAVAEANRPDYGLVGYVCGRDYRRTLEVAQAVQCGTVVVNGWRVVVPYAPYAGWRGSGVGAELGRPGMEAFIRWQHLRVLA; encoded by the coding sequence ATGAGCGACGCCCCGCGCCACGCCCTGCTGATCGGCGACTCCCGGGTGGAGGGGGACGGGTGGATGCCCGTCGTGTCGCCCCTGGACGGGGCCACCATCGCCGAGGTGGCCGCCGCCGGCCCGGGCCACGTGGACGCCGCGGTGGAGGCCGCGCGCGCGGCGCTGCCCGGCTGGGCCGCCACGCCGCCGCTGGAGCGCGGCCGGCACCTGGCCGCCTACGCCCGGGCCATGGACGCCGCCGCCCAGGACATCGCCGAGCTGATGCACCGCGAGATGGGCAAGCCCATGGGTGAGGCCCGCGCCGAGGTCGACCGCGCGTGCGAGGTGGTGCACCACTTCGCCGCCGAGGCCGAGCGCGTGTGGGTGCAGCAGCTCCCGGGGTCCTCGCTGACCACCGGCAGCACCATCCGGCCCGACCCAATCGGGGTGGTGGCCGCGATCACCCCGTGGAACTTCCCGGTGGCCCTGGTGATCTGGAAGCTGGCGCCGGCGCTGGCGGCGGGGTGCTGCGTGGTGGTGAAGCCCGCCCAGGAGGCCCCGCTGGCCGCCCGGCGCGTCTGCGAGCTGGCCATCGAGGCCGGCATCCCGCCCGGGGTGGTGGGGTGCATCACCGGCGACGGCCCGCCGCTGGGCGAGGCGCTGTCCACCCATCCGGGCGTGGACAAGGTGGCCTTCACCGGGTCGCGCCGGGTGGCCGAAATCATCGCCGGCTGGGCGGCCCCCCGCCTGAAGGCCCTGTCGCTGGAGCTGGGCGGCCACGGACCGCTGGTGGTCCTGCCCGACGCAGACCTGGACGTGGTGGCCGAGGTGGCCACCGTGCAGGGTTACGCCAACGCCGGCCAGGCCTGCTATTCGGTGAACCGGGTCATCGTGCCGCGCGAGCTGGCGGGCGAGGTGACCGAGCGCATCCGTGCCCGTCTGGGACCCATCACCCTGGGCCCCATGGCCACCGAGCGCGGCCTCGAGCGCCACCGGATGCTGATGGACGACGCGCGCGCCCACGGCGCCACCATCGAAGGCGGCGACGAACTGGGCGGTGGCCGGCTGGCGCCGGCGCTCTTCACCGGCGTCGGCCCCGGCGTGCGCGCCGTGGACGAGGAGCCCTTCACGCCGATCGTCAGCATCGTGCCGGTCGACGACGTGGCCGGCGCCGTGGCCGAGGCCAACCGGCCCGACTACGGCCTGGTGGGCTACGTGTGCGGCCGGGACTACCGGCGCACGCTGGAGGTGGCCCAGGCCGTCCAGTGCGGCACCGTCGTGGTCAACGGGTGGCGCGTCGTCGTGCCGTATGCCCCCTACGCCGGCTGGCGCGGCTCGGGCGTGGGGGCCGAGCTGGGCCGCCCGGGCATGGAGGCCTTCATCCGCTGGCAGCACCTGCGCGTGCTGGCCTGA
- a CDS encoding class I SAM-dependent methyltransferase: MPPISGPDDPLLAAWYQTIDLGEGLASRGYFDHRGVMDRYGLPDSLAGLSALDVGTAEGFWAFEMERRGAGPVTAVDIPSLAHADVLAGARERMDPAVLADTGLARRFALAKERRGSAAERLEMSVYELSPERVGTFDVSFCGDLLLHLQNPMGALLAIRSVTRRLAVVETVREHELEEAHPDRPVMQFGVLDAEEHPGQNITYWKFTTRALCDMLRYAGFSRVEPQEPFSLPPHDLPATAVVAYV; the protein is encoded by the coding sequence GTGCCACCGATCTCGGGCCCCGACGACCCGCTCCTGGCGGCCTGGTACCAGACCATCGACCTCGGTGAGGGCCTCGCCAGCCGCGGCTACTTCGACCACCGCGGCGTGATGGACCGCTACGGCCTGCCGGACTCGCTGGCCGGCCTGTCGGCGCTGGATGTGGGCACGGCCGAGGGGTTCTGGGCCTTCGAGATGGAGCGGCGCGGCGCCGGCCCGGTGACCGCGGTGGACATCCCCAGCCTGGCGCACGCCGACGTGCTGGCCGGCGCGCGCGAGCGCATGGACCCCGCCGTGCTGGCCGACACCGGCCTGGCCCGGCGCTTCGCCCTGGCCAAGGAGCGCCGCGGGTCCGCGGCCGAGCGGTTGGAGATGAGCGTCTACGAGCTGTCGCCCGAGCGCGTGGGCACCTTCGACGTGTCCTTCTGCGGCGACCTGCTGCTGCACCTGCAGAACCCCATGGGTGCACTGCTTGCCATCCGCTCGGTCACGCGACGCCTCGCCGTCGTGGAGACCGTGCGCGAGCACGAGCTGGAGGAGGCGCACCCCGACCGGCCGGTGATGCAGTTCGGCGTGCTCGACGCCGAGGAGCACCCGGGGCAGAACATCACCTACTGGAAGTTCACCACCCGCGCGCTCTGCGACATGCTGCGCTACGCGGGGTTCTCGCGCGTGGAGCCCCAGGAGCCCTTCTCCCTGCCGCCCCACGACCTGCCCGCCACCGCGGTGGTGGCATACGTGTGA
- a CDS encoding ABC transporter ATP-binding protein: MNVLLRLLALLRPHLRKVAVTALSAAGLMACSVTLPYLTGRIIDDVLTAGDRDALAPLVGLVLVVSLVRAVLAVVRRWVSGTVSLAVEFDMRSAMFAHLQRMSLGFFDRMPVGQLMSRATSDLQTVRFFLGYGLIFLFMHVFTLALLTVLLMITNWKLAILALLMGPGLLAVAWRYSRQSHPVLVDVQQRVGEVTEMAEESVAGVRVIKAFGREDLSADLFGRRARWAFDRSMDAARLRAFYQPLMGFLPSVGLAVVLLYGGVLTIDGEMELGEFVAFFLWLTMLMAPFRSMGMLLGNAQKAVAGGQRIFEVLDSEPQVTEAPDARPLPAGGGAVRLEDVRFRFSPEGPDVLDGIDLDVPAGRTVALIGPTGSGKTTLAQLLPRFHDPRTGRILVDGADIRDVRLDELRRAIGIIPQDPFLFSASLRQNIAFGKPGATDEEVRAAARAAQAEEFIDRLPEGYDTMVGERGFTLSGGQRQRVAIARALLADPRILVLDEATASVDASTEAAIQAALASATRGRTTIVIAHRLSTLALADELVVLDAGRVVARGTHAELYDSSPIYREIHDGGLVATAPVA, translated from the coding sequence GTGAACGTCCTTTTGCGCCTGCTTGCATTGCTGCGCCCCCACCTGAGGAAGGTGGCGGTCACCGCGCTCAGCGCCGCGGGCCTGATGGCGTGCTCTGTCACCTTGCCATACCTGACCGGGCGGATCATCGACGATGTCCTGACCGCCGGCGACCGGGACGCGCTGGCGCCCCTGGTGGGCCTGGTGCTGGTGGTCTCGCTGGTGCGGGCGGTGCTGGCGGTGGTGCGCCGCTGGGTCTCGGGCACCGTGTCGCTGGCGGTCGAGTTCGACATGCGCTCGGCCATGTTCGCCCACCTCCAGCGGATGTCGCTGGGCTTCTTCGACCGCATGCCGGTGGGCCAGTTGATGTCGCGCGCCACCTCCGATCTCCAGACCGTGCGCTTCTTCCTGGGCTACGGGCTGATCTTCCTGTTCATGCACGTGTTCACGCTGGCGCTGCTGACGGTGCTGCTGATGATCACCAACTGGAAGCTGGCCATCCTCGCGCTGCTGATGGGCCCCGGCCTGCTGGCGGTGGCCTGGCGCTACAGCCGCCAATCCCACCCGGTGCTGGTGGACGTGCAGCAGCGGGTGGGCGAGGTCACCGAGATGGCCGAGGAGAGCGTGGCCGGCGTGCGCGTGATCAAGGCCTTCGGCCGCGAGGACCTCAGCGCCGACCTGTTCGGACGGCGCGCGCGCTGGGCCTTCGACCGGAGCATGGACGCCGCCCGGCTGCGCGCCTTCTACCAGCCGCTGATGGGCTTCCTGCCCAGCGTGGGCCTGGCGGTGGTGCTGCTGTACGGCGGGGTGCTGACCATCGACGGCGAGATGGAACTGGGCGAGTTCGTCGCCTTCTTCCTGTGGCTGACCATGCTGATGGCCCCCTTCCGCTCGATGGGGATGCTGCTGGGCAACGCGCAGAAGGCCGTGGCCGGCGGTCAGCGGATCTTCGAGGTGCTCGATTCGGAGCCCCAGGTCACCGAGGCTCCCGACGCGCGGCCGCTGCCGGCCGGCGGGGGCGCCGTGCGACTGGAGGACGTCCGCTTCCGCTTCAGCCCCGAGGGCCCCGACGTGCTGGACGGCATCGATCTGGACGTGCCGGCCGGGCGCACCGTGGCCCTCATCGGCCCGACCGGGTCGGGCAAGACCACCCTGGCCCAGCTGCTGCCGCGCTTCCACGACCCGCGCACCGGGCGGATCCTGGTGGACGGGGCCGACATCCGCGACGTGCGCCTGGACGAGCTGCGGCGGGCCATCGGGATCATCCCCCAGGACCCCTTCCTCTTCTCGGCCAGCCTGCGCCAGAACATCGCCTTCGGCAAGCCCGGGGCCACCGACGAGGAGGTGCGCGCGGCCGCGCGGGCCGCCCAGGCCGAGGAGTTCATCGACCGCCTGCCCGAGGGCTACGACACCATGGTGGGCGAGCGCGGATTCACGCTCTCGGGCGGGCAGCGCCAGCGGGTGGCCATCGCCCGGGCCCTGCTGGCCGACCCCCGCATCCTGGTGCTGGACGAGGCCACCGCCTCGGTGGACGCCTCCACCGAGGCCGCCATCCAGGCCGCGCTGGCCTCGGCCACCCGTGGTCGCACCACCATCGTGATCGCCCACCGGCTCTCCACCCTGGCGCTGGCCGACGAGCTGGTGGTGCTGGACGCCGGCCGGGTGGTGGCGCGCGGCACCCACGCGGAGCTGTACGACAGCAGCCCGATCTACCGCGAGATCCACGACGGTGGCCTGGTGGCCACGGCGCCGGTGGCCTGA
- the aspS gene encoding aspartate--tRNA ligase has protein sequence MIGAPRYRSHACADTVRVTGERVRLSGWVHRRRDHGGVVFIDLRDRSGLVQLVFHPEGEFAAAHAAAGNLSPEDVICVEGVVVDRDSATVNPALPTGSIEVRAESVEMLSEADPLPFSVEDETQEPSEELRLTHRYLDMRRPRRLAALELRARIVRGMRRVLDDAGFLEVETPVLTRSTPEGARDFLVPSRLQRGSFYALPQSPQLFKQILMVGGIERYYQVVRCFRDEDLRADRQPEFTQLDIEASFVEPGDIQALVEEVLRASFAEAGQELPQPIPVIGYAEAVRRFGTDRPDLRYAMEIQDWTEQASRSGFGVFEGAIGAGGVVRGLVVPQAGAAVSRKVGDELMAEARELGAKGLVWAAVEDDGSLRSPVAKFLGGLAADLSAEPGDLIAMVADAEPVAQSVLGALRTRFAERNDLVPEGMWAPCWVVDFPLVEWNADESRWEALHHPFTAPRPEDLERMEDDPAGVLSLAYDIVLNGIEVGGGSIRIHDRDVQRRVFTLIGLGEEEAAEKFGFLLTALKLGAPPHGGIALGLDRLVMLLAGERSIRDVIAFPKTATGVDPMSGAPGSVDDPQLRELGVALRPPAPAPGNTAPA, from the coding sequence GTGATCGGGGCCCCGCGCTACCGCTCGCACGCCTGCGCCGACACCGTGCGGGTCACCGGCGAGCGCGTGCGCCTGTCGGGCTGGGTGCACCGCCGCCGCGACCACGGCGGCGTGGTCTTCATCGACCTGCGCGATCGCTCGGGGCTGGTGCAGCTGGTGTTCCACCCCGAGGGCGAGTTCGCGGCCGCGCACGCCGCGGCAGGCAACCTCAGCCCCGAGGACGTGATCTGCGTGGAGGGGGTGGTGGTGGACCGTGACTCGGCCACCGTGAACCCCGCACTGCCGACCGGCTCCATCGAGGTGCGCGCCGAGTCGGTCGAGATGCTCTCCGAGGCCGACCCGCTCCCCTTCTCGGTGGAGGACGAGACCCAGGAGCCCTCGGAGGAGCTGCGGCTCACCCACCGGTACCTCGACATGCGCCGGCCGCGCCGCCTGGCGGCTCTCGAGCTGCGGGCGCGCATCGTGCGCGGCATGCGCCGGGTGCTGGACGACGCCGGCTTCCTGGAGGTGGAGACCCCGGTTCTCACCCGCTCCACGCCCGAGGGCGCGCGCGACTTCCTGGTGCCCAGCCGTCTGCAGCGCGGGTCGTTCTACGCCCTGCCGCAAAGCCCCCAGCTGTTCAAGCAGATCCTCATGGTGGGCGGCATCGAGCGCTACTACCAGGTGGTGCGCTGCTTCCGCGACGAGGACCTGCGCGCCGACCGCCAGCCCGAGTTCACCCAGCTGGACATCGAGGCCTCGTTCGTGGAGCCGGGCGACATCCAGGCGCTGGTGGAGGAGGTCCTGCGGGCCTCGTTCGCCGAGGCGGGCCAGGAGTTGCCCCAGCCGATCCCGGTGATCGGCTATGCCGAGGCCGTGCGGCGCTTCGGCACCGACCGCCCCGACCTGCGCTACGCGATGGAGATCCAGGACTGGACCGAGCAGGCCTCGCGCTCGGGCTTCGGCGTGTTCGAGGGCGCCATCGGCGCCGGCGGGGTGGTGCGCGGGCTGGTGGTGCCCCAGGCCGGCGCGGCGGTCAGCCGCAAGGTTGGCGACGAGCTGATGGCCGAGGCCCGCGAGCTGGGGGCCAAGGGGTTGGTGTGGGCCGCGGTGGAGGACGACGGCTCGCTGCGCTCGCCCGTGGCCAAGTTCCTGGGCGGCCTGGCGGCCGACCTGTCGGCCGAGCCGGGCGACCTGATCGCCATGGTCGCCGACGCCGAGCCCGTGGCCCAGAGCGTGCTGGGCGCCCTGCGCACCCGCTTCGCCGAGCGCAACGACCTGGTGCCCGAGGGGATGTGGGCGCCGTGCTGGGTGGTCGACTTCCCGCTGGTGGAGTGGAACGCCGACGAGAGCCGGTGGGAGGCCCTGCACCACCCCTTCACCGCGCCGCGCCCCGAGGACCTGGAGCGCATGGAGGACGACCCGGCCGGCGTGCTGTCGCTGGCCTACGACATCGTCCTCAACGGCATCGAGGTGGGCGGGGGCAGCATCCGCATCCACGACCGCGACGTGCAGCGGCGCGTGTTCACCCTGATCGGGCTGGGGGAGGAGGAGGCGGCCGAGAAGTTCGGCTTCCTGCTCACCGCGCTCAAGCTGGGCGCACCGCCGCACGGCGGCATCGCCCTCGGCCTGGACCGCCTGGTGATGCTCCTGGCCGGCGAGCGCTCCATCCGCGACGTGATCGCCTTTCCCAAGACCGCCACCGGGGTCGACCCCATGAGCGGGGCGCCCGGCTCGGTGGACGACCCGCAGCTGCGCGAGCTGGGCGTGGCGCTGCGCCCTCCGGCGCCGGCGCCGGGGAACACGGCCCCGGCCTGA
- a CDS encoding LysR family transcriptional regulator: MRYLVEVVRQGGFRRAAAVLHVSQPAISHQVRRLETELGVTLVERGRGGITPTPAGRALLARAERMLAEAEAVRLDMQAHAGALSGTVRVGAWHSSAPDVPGVVREFARRHPGVEILLREHTAAQMLDMVRAGDLDIAVVILAEVLDLSEVTVEPVLTEPLVVAGPPDGMLARRRRVRLGDLRDEPFVMFPPGSAMRGIVEQACATEGFRPRIVVEAMGFTAARALASRGLGVALLPRSLPDEQGPPVAVATLAPTLTRTSALAWRARGALAPAAAEFLATARERFAGG; this comes from the coding sequence TTGCGATACCTGGTGGAGGTCGTGCGACAGGGCGGGTTCCGCCGTGCCGCCGCGGTGCTGCACGTCTCCCAGCCGGCCATCTCCCACCAGGTGCGCCGGCTGGAAACCGAACTCGGGGTGACCCTGGTGGAGCGCGGGCGGGGCGGCATCACCCCCACGCCGGCCGGCCGGGCGCTGCTGGCGCGGGCCGAGCGGATGCTGGCCGAGGCCGAGGCCGTGCGCCTGGACATGCAGGCCCACGCCGGCGCGTTGAGCGGCACGGTGCGCGTGGGCGCCTGGCACTCCTCGGCCCCAGACGTGCCCGGCGTGGTCCGCGAGTTCGCCCGGCGCCACCCGGGCGTGGAGATCCTCCTGCGCGAGCACACCGCGGCCCAGATGCTCGACATGGTCCGCGCCGGCGATCTGGACATCGCGGTGGTGATCCTGGCCGAGGTCCTGGACCTGTCCGAGGTCACCGTGGAGCCGGTGCTGACAGAGCCCCTGGTGGTGGCCGGCCCGCCGGACGGGATGCTGGCGCGCCGGCGTCGCGTGCGCCTGGGCGACCTGCGCGACGAGCCGTTCGTGATGTTCCCGCCCGGGTCGGCCATGCGCGGCATCGTGGAGCAGGCGTGCGCCACCGAGGGCTTCCGCCCCCGCATCGTGGTGGAGGCCATGGGCTTCACCGCCGCCCGGGCCCTGGCATCGCGGGGCCTGGGCGTGGCGCTGCTGCCGCGCTCACTCCCGGACGAACAGGGGCCCCCGGTGGCGGTGGCGACCCTCGCCCCCACCCTCACGCGCACCTCGGCCCTGGCATGGCGCGCCCGCGGCGCATTGGCGCCCGCGGCGGCGGAGTTCCTGGCGACCGCCCGCGAGCGCTTCGCCGGCGGGTAG
- the hisS gene encoding histidine--tRNA ligase: MSETRAAAPRGTRDVLPEEGRLRRRIVEVATRAFERHGYGPIVTPTFEETEVFVRGVGTSTDVVRKEMYTFDDRSGRSLTLRPEGTAPVMRAFVQHGMHKLPLPVKLWYMAPMFRYEAPQAGRFREHWQLGAEAIGSDDPLLDVEVIALLHGIYTELELPGLELLVGNMGDPDSRGPYRALLTEYLERHAGALDADALDRMRDNPLRLFDTKDPRVREVMEDAPRLLDHLSPAAAAHREAVLDGLTLLGIPFTEDPTLVRGFDYYTMTVFEFTSTHLGAQSAVGGGGRYDGLVEQLGGPPTPGIGFGTGIERITLALQDVGAVAGPALDVYLAVPDAGLRRTMLPVLAGLRAAGLRCESDLRGRGMKAMMKHAAGLGARRVVIVGPREYEEGVASVRDMESGEQTKVALGELVEALA, from the coding sequence GTGAGCGAGACGCGCGCGGCGGCGCCCCGCGGGACGCGGGATGTGCTGCCCGAGGAGGGCCGGCTGCGCCGGCGCATCGTCGAGGTGGCCACCCGGGCCTTCGAGCGGCACGGGTACGGGCCCATCGTCACCCCGACCTTCGAGGAGACCGAGGTCTTCGTGCGGGGGGTGGGCACCAGCACGGACGTCGTGCGCAAGGAGATGTACACCTTCGACGACCGCTCCGGGCGCAGCCTCACCCTGCGTCCGGAGGGGACCGCGCCCGTGATGCGCGCCTTCGTGCAGCACGGCATGCACAAGCTGCCGCTGCCGGTGAAGCTGTGGTACATGGCGCCGATGTTCCGCTACGAGGCGCCCCAGGCGGGGCGCTTCCGCGAGCACTGGCAGCTGGGGGCCGAGGCCATCGGCTCCGACGATCCGCTGCTGGATGTCGAGGTCATCGCGCTGCTGCACGGCATCTACACCGAGCTGGAGCTGCCCGGGCTGGAGTTGCTGGTGGGCAACATGGGCGACCCCGACAGCCGCGGGCCGTACCGCGCCCTGCTGACCGAGTACCTCGAGCGCCACGCCGGCGCCCTGGACGCGGACGCCCTGGACCGCATGCGCGACAACCCTCTGCGCCTGTTCGACACCAAGGACCCGCGCGTGCGCGAGGTGATGGAGGACGCGCCCCGGCTGCTGGACCACCTGTCGCCGGCGGCCGCCGCGCACCGCGAGGCGGTGCTGGACGGGCTGACGCTGCTGGGGATCCCCTTCACAGAGGACCCCACCCTGGTGCGTGGCTTCGACTACTACACCATGACCGTCTTCGAGTTCACCAGCACCCACCTGGGCGCCCAGAGCGCGGTGGGGGGCGGCGGGCGCTACGACGGTCTGGTGGAGCAGTTGGGCGGCCCGCCCACGCCGGGGATCGGCTTCGGAACCGGCATCGAGCGCATCACGCTCGCCCTGCAGGACGTGGGCGCGGTGGCCGGCCCGGCGCTGGACGTGTACCTCGCGGTGCCCGACGCCGGCCTGCGGCGCACCATGCTGCCGGTGCTGGCCGGGCTGCGCGCGGCCGGGCTGCGCTGCGAGAGCGACCTGCGCGGGCGCGGGATGAAGGCGATGATGAAGCACGCGGCCGGCCTCGGGGCCCGGCGCGTGGTGATCGTGGGGCCCCGGGAGTACGAGGAGGGCGTGGCGAGCGTGCGTGACATGGAATCGGGCGAGCAGACCAAGGTGGCGCTGGGCGAGCTGGTGGAGGCGCTGGCGTGA
- a CDS encoding AMP-binding protein, with protein sequence MSTAPVRAEWSDWYAREDPTTWVLPRILRARAEEHPDRDYLRFADGEWLSYGEVNARANRIANALLARGLRKGEAVSCLMPNSVDNVVVWFGIQKAGGVQCPVNLAYKGDFLSWVLNLPRSRFLVVSDTHLAELAHVQDELPHLERVIVRQTGSPNGPEPKVTWEPLSLLLEEGSEGEPGVEVTWTDDARIMFTSGTTGRSKGAIKQQASDYFSGRSYINVCQVTAEDTVFSCLPLFHSNAQVLATYPALIAGARICFAERYSSGRFWEQVVDAEATVLNTVSAINYFIWNTPPGELDRAHRVRRIMAMPAPKDIYHEFQERFGIRFIEGYGLTETGMVTYHPPGAPPRPGSCGIATPGFEVSVVQPGTDLPLAPGTPGEIVVDMKLPNIVMRSYAGMPEKTAEDFRNLKLHTGDLGRLDDEGYLYFLDRVKDYIRRRGENVSSMEVEQTLTKHPDVLEAAAIGVPAGEGASAEDEIMVCLVPREGCTIDRAALLDWCEERMPYFAIPRFARVVEHLPKTPTERVRKVELREAGITADTFDREAPR encoded by the coding sequence GTGAGCACCGCCCCCGTCCGCGCCGAGTGGTCCGACTGGTACGCCAGGGAAGACCCCACGACGTGGGTGCTGCCGCGCATCCTGCGCGCCCGCGCCGAGGAGCACCCGGACCGCGACTACCTGCGCTTCGCCGACGGGGAGTGGCTGAGCTACGGCGAGGTGAACGCCCGCGCCAACCGGATCGCCAACGCCCTGCTGGCCCGAGGCCTGCGGAAGGGCGAGGCCGTCTCGTGCCTGATGCCCAACAGCGTCGACAACGTGGTCGTCTGGTTCGGCATCCAGAAGGCCGGCGGCGTGCAGTGCCCGGTGAACCTGGCCTACAAGGGCGACTTCCTGTCGTGGGTGCTCAACCTGCCCCGCTCACGGTTTCTGGTGGTCAGCGACACCCACCTGGCCGAGCTGGCCCATGTGCAGGACGAGTTGCCCCATCTGGAGCGGGTGATCGTGCGCCAGACCGGTTCCCCGAACGGACCCGAGCCGAAGGTCACCTGGGAGCCGCTGTCGCTGCTGCTGGAGGAGGGCTCCGAGGGCGAGCCCGGGGTGGAGGTCACCTGGACCGACGATGCGCGCATCATGTTCACCTCGGGGACCACGGGGCGCTCGAAGGGCGCCATCAAGCAGCAGGCCTCGGACTACTTCTCGGGGCGCAGCTACATCAACGTGTGCCAGGTCACCGCCGAGGACACGGTGTTCTCGTGCCTGCCGCTGTTCCACAGCAACGCGCAGGTGCTGGCGACCTACCCGGCGCTGATCGCCGGCGCGCGCATCTGCTTCGCCGAGCGCTACTCGTCGGGCCGGTTCTGGGAGCAGGTGGTCGATGCGGAGGCGACCGTCCTCAACACGGTCAGCGCCATCAACTACTTCATCTGGAACACGCCCCCCGGCGAGCTGGACCGGGCGCACCGGGTGCGGCGGATCATGGCGATGCCGGCGCCCAAGGACATCTACCACGAGTTCCAGGAGCGCTTCGGCATCCGGTTCATCGAGGGCTACGGCCTCACCGAGACGGGGATGGTCACCTACCATCCGCCGGGGGCGCCGCCGCGCCCGGGCTCGTGCGGCATCGCCACGCCCGGCTTCGAGGTGAGCGTGGTGCAGCCCGGCACCGACCTCCCGCTGGCGCCGGGCACCCCGGGCGAGATCGTGGTGGACATGAAGCTCCCCAACATCGTCATGCGCTCCTACGCCGGGATGCCCGAGAAGACCGCCGAGGACTTCCGCAACCTCAAGCTCCACACCGGCGATCTGGGCCGCCTGGACGACGAGGGCTACCTCTACTTCCTGGACCGCGTGAAGGACTACATCCGCCGGCGCGGCGAGAACGTCTCGTCGATGGAGGTGGAGCAGACCCTCACCAAGCACCCCGACGTGCTGGAGGCCGCCGCCATCGGCGTGCCGGCCGGCGAGGGCGCATCGGCCGAGGACGAGATCATGGTCTGCCTGGTGCCCCGCGAGGGGTGCACGATCGACCGCGCCGCGCTGCTCGACTGGTGCGAGGAGCGCATGCCCTACTTCGCGATACCGCGTTTCGCCCGTGTGGTGGAGCACCTGCCGAAGACGCCGACCGAGCGGGTGCGCAAGGTGGAGTTGCGCGAGGCCGGCATCACCGCCGACACCTTCGACCGGGAGGCCCCCCGATGA